TATATTTGCTCTTATATTAATAATTATTTTTTCGAAGTTTGGAGGAATATTGTGAAAGAACATGAGCTAAAAATTTTAGTAAGTAGAGAAGAAATTGCTAAGGCTATTAATTCATTGGCAAAAAAAATAGATAGTGATTATCTTGGTAAGAAAATTTTACTGGTAGGGGTATTGAAAGGCGCTGCTTTCTTTCTTGTAGACCTCGCAAGATCAATATCTTTACCACTAGAAATAGATTTTGTAGAAGTATCAAGCTATGGCAATAAAGCTGAAAGTTCTGGGAAAATTAAATTAATTAAAGATATAAGAAAGGATTTATCTGATTATCACGTTCTGATTGTTGAAGACATTTTAGACTCTGGACTTACTTTGCAATATCTAATTGATTTTTTTAAACAAAAAAAACCATTAAGTGTTAAATCTGTAGTGTTGTTTTATAAAATGAAAAATAATGATTGCAAAAGACCTAATGCAGATTATTTCGGACTAAAAATTCCAGATTACTTCGTAGTTGGATATGGATTAGATTATGCTGAAAAATATCGTAATCTAAAGGATTTATATGTAGTTTCTTTTGTTTGACACTTATACGTAAAAAAAGATACAATATTTAACTAACATTTTTTAAAAAAGGGGATATGAATTTTTGAAAATAACTAAGAGTGTTACGTTTTATCTTATAATTTTGTTGATAGTTGTAGTTTTAACAGTAGTTTTGAGTAGTGGTAAAAAGGTTTCAAATCAGGAATTGTCATATACAGAATTTATGGATAGAGTAAATCAGGAAGATGTTCGAAGGGTAACTATTTCTTCCTCTCAAAATGTAATTAATGGTAAATTAAAGGATGGCACTTCATTTACTGTATATTACCCTCAAAACGATCCTTCGCTAATAAAAACTTTGACTGAAAAAAAAGTAGATATTAGAGTTGAGCCGCCTAGTGATAATGGGTGGTGGGTTTCGGTCCTTACTCAATTGTTTCCCATCTTAATTCTAATTGGTTTTTGGCTTTTTATGTTAAAGCAAGCACAGGGTGGAGCAAGTCAAGCTATGTCCTTTGGAAAGTCAAGGGCAAAACTCTTTCATCAAGAGAAAACCAAAACAACATTCAAAGACGTTGCTGGGGCAGATGAGGCAAAGCAAGAACTTGAGGAAATTATAGACTTTCTAAAAAATCCAGCACCCTTTAGGGCTATGGGGGCAAAAATTCCCAGAGGAGTTCTTTTGGTTGGGCCGCCTGGATGCGGTAAGACTCTTTTGGCTAGAGCGGTGGCTGGAGAAGCAAAAGTTCCCTTTTTCAGTATATCGGGTTCGGATTTTGTTGAGATGTTTGTAGGAGTTGGTGCTTCACGTGTAAGAGATCTTTTTGAGCAAGCAAAAAATCAATCGCCGTGTATAATTTTTATTGATGAAATCGATGC
Above is a genomic segment from Thermodesulfobium narugense DSM 14796 containing:
- the hpt gene encoding hypoxanthine phosphoribosyltransferase, which produces MKEHELKILVSREEIAKAINSLAKKIDSDYLGKKILLVGVLKGAAFFLVDLARSISLPLEIDFVEVSSYGNKAESSGKIKLIKDIRKDLSDYHVLIVEDILDSGLTLQYLIDFFKQKKPLSVKSVVLFYKMKNNDCKRPNADYFGLKIPDYFVVGYGLDYAEKYRNLKDLYVVSFV